A window of Thermosynechococcus sp. NK55a contains these coding sequences:
- a CDS encoding 1-acyl-sn-glycerol-3-phosphate acyltransferase gives MSRDREPLISLLLYHLFKWSVVSPLLHTYFRGRIYGAHQVPLRGPLVVVANHASYFDPPLISNCVRRPVAWMAKEELFHIPIFRTLIRWYGAYPVKRGAGDRRALQAALKALEQGWAVGVFLEGTRTKDGRIYNPKLGAALIAAKAQAPLLPVCLWGTQEILKKGTLPRPVPITVRIGAAIPPPASGDRPALEAVTQHCCEVIHSLHDLGR, from the coding sequence GTGAGTCGCGATCGCGAGCCGCTGATCAGCCTGCTCCTCTACCATCTCTTCAAATGGTCAGTGGTGAGTCCACTCCTGCACACCTATTTTCGGGGGCGCATCTATGGTGCCCACCAGGTACCGCTGCGAGGACCACTAGTGGTGGTAGCCAATCATGCCAGCTACTTTGATCCGCCCCTCATCTCCAACTGTGTGCGCCGACCTGTGGCCTGGATGGCTAAGGAGGAATTGTTCCACATTCCCATTTTTCGAACATTGATTAGGTGGTATGGCGCCTATCCTGTGAAGCGAGGCGCGGGCGATCGGCGGGCATTGCAGGCCGCCCTCAAAGCCCTAGAACAGGGTTGGGCAGTAGGAGTCTTTTTGGAGGGCACCCGCACTAAGGATGGCCGTATTTATAACCCGAAACTAGGAGCAGCGTTGATTGCAGCCAAAGCGCAAGCACCCCTGTTGCCCGTTTGCCTTTGGGGCACCCAGGAGATTCTCAAGAAAGGGACGTTGCCGCGACCGGTTCCAATTACGGTGCGCATTGGTGCAGCCATTCCACCGCCCGCTTCGGGCGATCGCCCTGCCCTAGAAGCGGTCACTCAGCATTGCTGCGAAGTCATCCACAGCCTCCATGACTTGGGTCGCTAG
- the fabD gene encoding ACP S-malonyltransferase, whose translation MTKTAWLFPGQGSQHPEMMADLLTAYPPAKERCEQAAAILGWSVIDCCTGCIGNLDQTLYTQPSLFLVESLLVDALKERGAKADFVAGHSLGEYVALYAAEVFDFETGLKLVQRRAALMNAAGGGKMVALIGFDRQELQQAIASTPNVVLANDNHPGQVVISGLPEAVEALLAKIKVKRAVPLNVSGAFHSPFMATAAATFATLLDECQFQAAVFPVLNNVEPEPTTDAALIKARLRSQMTGSVRWVDTCHALAAAGVTQALEIGPGNVLAGLVKRTTPEINVRGVATIASLESLV comes from the coding sequence ATGACAAAGACAGCGTGGTTATTTCCCGGCCAAGGGTCGCAACATCCAGAAATGATGGCGGATTTGCTGACAGCCTATCCCCCAGCCAAGGAGCGGTGCGAACAGGCAGCGGCCATTTTAGGGTGGTCGGTCATTGACTGCTGTACGGGTTGCATCGGCAATTTAGATCAAACGCTCTATACCCAGCCCAGTTTGTTTCTCGTCGAGAGCCTACTGGTGGATGCCCTCAAGGAACGGGGAGCTAAGGCGGACTTCGTGGCAGGCCATAGTCTCGGTGAATATGTTGCCCTCTATGCGGCAGAAGTCTTTGATTTTGAAACGGGACTCAAATTGGTGCAGCGGCGCGCCGCACTGATGAATGCCGCCGGTGGAGGCAAGATGGTGGCCTTGATTGGCTTTGACCGCCAGGAGTTGCAGCAGGCGATCGCCAGCACCCCCAATGTGGTTCTGGCCAATGATAATCATCCAGGACAAGTGGTGATTTCGGGGCTGCCCGAGGCCGTTGAAGCCCTACTGGCAAAGATAAAAGTCAAACGGGCGGTTCCTTTGAATGTCAGTGGGGCCTTTCATTCCCCCTTTATGGCGACGGCCGCGGCAACTTTTGCCACACTGTTGGATGAGTGCCAGTTTCAAGCGGCTGTCTTTCCTGTCCTGAACAATGTCGAACCCGAACCAACAACGGATGCAGCACTGATCAAGGCACGGTTGCGATCCCAAATGACGGGTTCTGTGCGTTGGGTAGACACTTGCCATGCCCTGGCGGCGGCGGGAGTGACCCAAGCCCTGGAGATTGGTCCCGGTAATGTCTTAGCTGGCTTGGTCAAGCGCACCACCCCAGAGATCAATGTCAGAGGTGTGGCAACGATCGCCAGTTTGGAGAGCCTGGTGTGA
- the rpsP gene encoding 30S ribosomal protein S16 has translation MIKLRLKRYGKKRNATYRIVAMNNTDRRDGRALEELGFYDPIHDEVRLNEEAIKRRLAQGAQPTDTVRRLFVKANLLPETAQK, from the coding sequence ATGATTAAACTGCGTCTCAAACGCTACGGTAAAAAGCGGAACGCCACCTATCGTATTGTGGCCATGAATAATACCGATCGCCGCGATGGGCGTGCCCTTGAAGAATTGGGCTTTTACGATCCAATCCATGATGAAGTGCGCCTCAACGAAGAGGCTATCAAGCGGCGTTTGGCGCAGGGGGCACAACCCACAGATACGGTGCGGCGGCTCTTTGTCAAGGCGAATCTTCTCCCCGAAACTGCCCAAAAATAG
- a CDS encoding KH domain-containing protein — protein MTESAAPNYAALIRFLLEPFMEAPETLRLHAEFSPANSRIWVRLAFAGEDKGRVYGRGGRNLQAIRAVLQAAAQAAGQQVYLDVYDAAKSTPKIDHQRSDRPRRSRRRFYPSSRRQS, from the coding sequence ATGACTGAGTCGGCTGCCCCCAACTACGCTGCCTTGATTCGCTTCCTGCTTGAACCCTTTATGGAAGCACCAGAAACCCTGCGGCTCCATGCAGAATTTTCCCCTGCTAATTCTCGCATTTGGGTACGTCTTGCCTTTGCTGGCGAGGATAAAGGCCGGGTTTATGGTCGTGGCGGTCGCAATCTCCAGGCCATTCGAGCGGTTTTACAGGCTGCTGCCCAAGCCGCTGGTCAGCAGGTTTACTTAGATGTTTATGACGCTGCCAAAAGTACGCCTAAAATAGATCATCAAAGGAGCGATCGCCCACGGCGCTCCCGTCGTCGTTTTTATCCATCATCAAGGAGGCAAAGTTAG
- the rpsU gene encoding 30S ribosomal protein S21 — MAEVRLGENESIESALRRFKKKIQKAGILSEVKRRERYEKPSLRRKRKQEAARKRNR; from the coding sequence GTGGCTGAAGTCCGTTTAGGTGAAAACGAATCCATTGAGTCCGCCCTACGGCGATTCAAGAAAAAAATCCAAAAAGCAGGTATTCTTTCGGAAGTCAAGCGGCGTGAACGTTACGAAAAACCCAGCCTGCGCCGCAAACGCAAACAGGAGGCCGCCCGCAAGCGCAATCGCTAA
- a CDS encoding PhoH family protein, with protein MTTRESLTIDLHSIESAIALVGEQEANLRIFAAQTGATLVLRGRDLYITGTPAQIQLCQQLIQDLSTLWREGRPVSGVDILTVRHAYDTQQREALQELQQDILARTRRGDIIRAKTFRQRQYVQAIRSHTLTFGIGPAGTGKTFLATVLAVQALLAGTYERLILTRPAVEAGERLGFLPGDLQQKIDPYLRPLYDALYELVEPEKIGNLMERGVIEVAPLAYMRGRTLNNAFVILDEAQNTTPAQMKMVLTRIGFNSCLVVTGDLTQTDLPEHQTSGLSVATKILKDVEGIAFCYLTKGDVIRHPLVERIIDAYDRHEQALCPKPKDRASEHSDRSPKAN; from the coding sequence ATGACCACGAGGGAAAGCCTCACCATTGACCTCCACAGCATTGAGAGTGCGATCGCCCTTGTCGGTGAGCAAGAAGCCAACCTGCGCATCTTTGCCGCCCAAACAGGGGCGACCCTTGTTTTAAGGGGACGGGATCTCTATATCACTGGCACCCCTGCTCAAATCCAACTCTGCCAACAACTCATTCAAGACCTCAGTACCCTCTGGCGGGAGGGGCGTCCTGTGTCGGGGGTGGATATTCTCACGGTCCGCCATGCCTACGATACTCAGCAGCGGGAAGCCCTCCAAGAGCTGCAACAGGATATTCTAGCTCGCACCCGCCGCGGTGACATTATTCGCGCTAAAACCTTTCGCCAGCGCCAGTACGTTCAAGCAATTCGTAGCCACACCCTCACCTTTGGCATTGGGCCCGCGGGCACCGGCAAAACTTTCTTGGCCACGGTCCTAGCGGTCCAAGCCCTACTGGCGGGCACCTATGAGCGGTTAATTCTAACACGGCCTGCAGTGGAAGCGGGTGAGCGGCTTGGCTTTCTGCCGGGAGATCTACAGCAAAAAATTGATCCCTATCTGCGCCCCCTCTACGATGCCCTCTACGAGCTAGTAGAGCCGGAGAAAATTGGCAACCTGATGGAGCGGGGCGTGATTGAAGTAGCCCCCTTGGCCTATATGCGGGGGCGTACGCTGAATAATGCCTTTGTCATCCTCGACGAGGCTCAGAACACCACTCCTGCCCAGATGAAAATGGTGTTGACCCGTATTGGTTTTAACTCCTGCTTGGTGGTGACCGGGGACTTGACGCAAACCGATCTACCAGAACATCAAACCTCTGGCCTCAGTGTGGCTACGAAAATTCTCAAGGATGTCGAGGGGATCGCATTTTGTTATCTAACCAAGGGGGATGTAATTCGCCATCCCCTTGTCGAGCGGATTATTGATGCCTACGATCGCCATGAGCAGGCCTTGTGCCCTAAGCCAAAAGATCGCGCATCTGAGCATAGCGATCGCTCACCCAAGGCCAATTAA
- a CDS encoding superoxide dismutase: protein MRLTRRQTLSLLVGSAAALWLRSRPAVAAGEPSEIYTLPPLPYDYEALEPVIDAETMRLHHDKHHAAYVNTLNKALTPYRQWHGLAIEELLPHLHQLPTAIQETVRNHGGGHANHSLFWQSMAPNGGGEPTGDLAIAIEDTFGSFPEFQTQFQQAGLQHFGSGWVWLVLTPQGNLTITTTLNQDSPLMQGQVPLLGNDLWEHAYYLTYRNRRDQYLEAWWQVVNWPWVSDRYAQMRDLLA from the coding sequence ATGCGCCTAACCCGTCGTCAAACCCTCAGCCTCCTAGTCGGCAGTGCTGCTGCACTGTGGTTGCGATCGCGCCCAGCCGTGGCGGCAGGTGAGCCATCAGAAATTTATACGCTGCCGCCTTTGCCCTATGACTACGAGGCCCTAGAGCCAGTGATTGATGCAGAGACAATGCGTCTGCACCACGACAAACACCATGCAGCCTATGTCAACACTCTCAACAAGGCACTGACACCCTACCGTCAATGGCACGGGCTGGCCATCGAAGAACTCCTGCCCCACCTTCACCAACTCCCCACCGCTATCCAAGAAACTGTGCGCAACCACGGCGGTGGCCATGCTAACCATTCCCTCTTTTGGCAAAGTATGGCACCGAATGGCGGCGGTGAGCCCACGGGGGACCTCGCCATAGCAATAGAAGACACTTTTGGCTCGTTTCCAGAGTTTCAAACCCAGTTTCAGCAGGCAGGTCTGCAGCACTTTGGCAGTGGCTGGGTCTGGCTTGTGCTTACGCCCCAAGGGAATTTGACTATTACCACCACGCTAAACCAAGATTCTCCGCTGATGCAAGGGCAAGTGCCCCTCTTGGGCAATGATCTGTGGGAACATGCTTACTACCTGACCTATCGCAACCGTCGCGATCAGTACCTAGAGGCTTGGTGGCAGGTGGTTAATTGGCCTTGGGTGAGCGATCGCTATGCTCAGATGCGCGATCTTTTGGCTTAG
- a CDS encoding NblA/ycf18 family protein codes for MEQRFPELNVDLSFEQEFQMRVMEEQVSAMSLQEARELLLQASRLLMMKDNVIRSLVKRAA; via the coding sequence ATGGAGCAACGCTTCCCCGAACTGAATGTTGACCTCAGCTTTGAACAGGAGTTTCAAATGCGGGTCATGGAGGAGCAAGTGAGTGCCATGAGCCTTCAGGAAGCTCGTGAGCTACTGTTGCAAGCCTCTCGCCTATTGATGATGAAAGACAACGTCATTCGCTCCTTGGTCAAACGCGCTGCCTAA
- the lpxD gene encoding UDP-3-O-(3-hydroxymyristoyl)glucosamine N-acyltransferase — translation MRLADVAERFGATLDCPEQGDRPVLGVAPLETATATDISFLANPKYTALLQITQAAAVFVRPDFQGEAACPLLRVPHPYLAFAKCIEWFYPQPKPAAKIHPTAILGADVVLGAEVTIGAYTVIGDRVRIGDRTVIDSHCTLYDDVVIGSDCRIYSHCALRERVQLGDRVILQNSVVLGSDGFGYVPLADGRHYKIPQVGTVVIGNDVEIGAGTTIDRATLGETTVANGTKIDNLTMVAHNCTIGENAILCAQVGLAGSTHIGNHVVLAGQVGAAGHLTIGDRTVVSAKSGISSSVPPDSRMGGIPAMDQTLYLKVSAAVKQLPELLKRVRKLEAKVGE, via the coding sequence ATGCGGTTGGCAGATGTCGCCGAACGGTTTGGGGCAACCCTCGACTGTCCAGAGCAAGGCGATCGCCCGGTGTTGGGGGTAGCCCCCCTAGAAACAGCAACAGCAACGGATATTTCTTTTCTGGCCAATCCTAAGTACACCGCCCTGTTGCAGATCACCCAAGCGGCTGCTGTGTTTGTGCGTCCCGACTTTCAAGGGGAGGCGGCCTGTCCTCTGCTGCGGGTGCCCCATCCCTACCTTGCCTTTGCCAAGTGTATTGAATGGTTTTACCCGCAACCCAAACCTGCCGCCAAAATTCACCCGACAGCAATTCTGGGAGCTGATGTGGTTTTGGGAGCTGAGGTCACGATTGGTGCTTATACGGTGATTGGCGATCGCGTCCGCATTGGCGATCGCACGGTCATTGATAGCCATTGCACCCTTTACGACGATGTGGTCATTGGCTCAGACTGTCGTATCTACAGCCACTGTGCCCTGCGGGAGCGAGTGCAACTGGGCGATCGCGTCATCTTGCAAAACAGCGTGGTTTTAGGGAGTGATGGCTTTGGCTATGTCCCCCTGGCGGATGGTCGTCACTACAAAATTCCCCAAGTGGGCACCGTGGTCATTGGCAATGATGTGGAAATTGGTGCTGGCACAACGATTGATCGCGCCACCCTTGGAGAGACCACCGTGGCAAATGGCACAAAAATTGACAACCTGACGATGGTGGCTCACAACTGCACCATTGGTGAAAATGCCATTCTCTGTGCCCAAGTGGGGTTGGCAGGCTCGACCCACATTGGTAATCACGTGGTCTTGGCTGGGCAGGTGGGGGCAGCGGGTCATTTGACCATTGGCGATCGCACTGTTGTCTCCGCCAAATCCGGCATTAGTAGCTCGGTACCGCCAGATAGCCGCATGGGGGGGATCCCGGCGATGGATCAAACCCTCTACCTCAAGGTCTCAGCCGCAGTGAAGCAATTGCCAGAGCTCCTCAAGCGAGTGCGCAAATTGGAAGCTAAGGTGGGGGAATAG
- a CDS encoding histidine kinase: MLAGDSMKASADASSPQETTPPLSLLLFVANRPGDEEETAAIQAHIQQLPSNFSFELKVVPIGEQPYLLEEYKLVATPALIKVRPEPRQTLAGRKLLQKVDYWWPRWQREVALCLQADMQKSAAEQSDCSIELSRLKDELFQLRQERDHLAEQLQFKDRIIGLLAHELRNPLTAVGIALETLESNLQEEMCQKLNLEEVQRLFHHARGQTQVMGQLITDLLLAARGPQDKLQVIARQLDLRKLCQETAEEVRLNFERKKQHFTTDIPLDLPLVYGDGSRIRQVLVNLLDNACKYTPAGGKIHLSAFHRMTQKVQVTVCDTGPGIPIEQQEKIFGETVRLDRDRAIEGYGIGLALCRQIIRMHYGQIWVDSQPGKGSCFHFTLPVYS, from the coding sequence ATACTCGCCGGTGATTCAATGAAAGCGTCTGCGGATGCCAGTTCTCCCCAAGAAACGACACCGCCGCTCAGTTTGCTCCTGTTTGTTGCCAATCGTCCGGGCGATGAAGAGGAAACCGCTGCCATTCAAGCTCACATTCAGCAACTGCCCTCGAACTTTAGCTTTGAACTAAAAGTGGTGCCCATTGGTGAGCAACCCTACCTCCTAGAGGAGTATAAGCTAGTTGCCACGCCTGCCTTGATTAAAGTCCGTCCTGAGCCGCGCCAAACCCTCGCGGGTCGTAAGCTCCTGCAAAAGGTGGACTATTGGTGGCCGCGCTGGCAGCGGGAAGTGGCCCTTTGCCTACAGGCAGATATGCAAAAGTCGGCAGCGGAGCAGTCAGATTGCTCTATAGAACTCAGCCGCCTTAAGGATGAGCTGTTTCAACTGCGTCAAGAACGCGATCACCTGGCCGAACAACTGCAATTCAAAGATCGGATTATTGGCTTGCTGGCTCATGAGTTGCGTAACCCCCTCACTGCTGTTGGGATTGCCCTTGAAACCCTAGAGTCCAACCTTCAGGAGGAGATGTGCCAGAAACTCAATCTTGAAGAGGTGCAGCGGCTGTTTCACCATGCCCGCGGCCAAACTCAAGTCATGGGACAACTAATTACGGACCTACTCTTGGCGGCCCGCGGCCCGCAGGACAAGCTGCAAGTTATAGCACGGCAACTGGATTTGCGAAAACTGTGCCAAGAAACCGCTGAGGAGGTCCGCTTAAATTTTGAGCGTAAAAAGCAGCACTTTACCACCGATATTCCTTTGGATTTACCTTTGGTCTATGGCGATGGCAGTCGCATTCGTCAGGTGCTGGTCAACCTACTGGACAATGCCTGTAAATACACTCCCGCAGGGGGCAAAATTCACCTGAGTGCTTTTCATCGCATGACCCAAAAGGTGCAAGTTACCGTCTGTGACACCGGCCCGGGTATTCCCATTGAACAGCAGGAGAAAATTTTTGGCGAAACGGTTCGCCTCGATCGCGATCGCGCCATTGAAGGCTATGGCATTGGCCTTGCCCTTTGCCGCCAGATTATTCGCATGCACTATGGCCAGATTTGGGTGGACTCCCAACCGGGGAAAGGCAGTTGCTTCCACTTCACACTGCCTGTCTATAGCTAG
- a CDS encoding TMEM165/GDT1 family protein, which produces MDWQSLAVSFAIVFLSELGDKSQLVAITLGSNARSATAVFLGVASGLVCTTFLGVLLGSGMATLIPVKVVKAIAAMMFAFLGFYLLSQTTADSLDKEQI; this is translated from the coding sequence ATGGACTGGCAATCCTTGGCCGTAAGTTTTGCGATTGTTTTCTTATCGGAACTGGGGGACAAAAGTCAACTGGTGGCGATTACTTTAGGGAGTAATGCCCGCTCTGCTACTGCCGTGTTTTTAGGGGTCGCCTCTGGCTTGGTGTGTACAACGTTTTTGGGTGTGCTTTTGGGCAGTGGGATGGCCACATTGATCCCCGTTAAGGTGGTCAAGGCGATCGCTGCAATGATGTTTGCGTTTCTGGGTTTTTATTTGCTATCTCAAACAACGGCTGACAGCCTTGACAAGGAGCAAATTTGA
- a CDS encoding Fur family transcriptional regulator, whose product MFTSPAPSSLPPIRSLEDAIDRCQRLGLRLSRQRRAILELLWDAKDHLSARQIYDRLNQAGKDIGHTSVYQNLEALSEHGIIECVERADGRLYGNISDSHSHVNCLDSQKIIDVHVELPPSLIAEIEAKTGVKIVDYRIDFYGYQNTEPRAQG is encoded by the coding sequence GTGTTCACGTCTCCTGCTCCCAGTTCTCTACCCCCCATTCGTTCCCTTGAGGATGCGATTGATCGCTGTCAACGCCTAGGACTGCGCCTTAGTCGGCAGCGGCGTGCTATTCTCGAACTGCTCTGGGATGCTAAGGATCACCTGTCAGCACGGCAGATCTACGATCGCCTGAATCAAGCGGGCAAAGACATCGGCCATACTTCTGTGTATCAAAATCTGGAAGCCCTTTCAGAGCATGGCATCATTGAGTGCGTTGAGCGCGCCGATGGCCGTCTTTACGGCAATATCAGTGATAGCCACAGCCATGTAAATTGTCTCGATAGCCAGAAGATTATTGACGTTCACGTTGAGCTACCTCCCTCTCTCATTGCTGAGATTGAAGCAAAAACTGGTGTGAAAATTGTTGACTATCGCATTGATTTTTACGGTTATCAAAACACTGAGCCAAGGGCCCAAGGATAA
- a CDS encoding pentapeptide repeat-containing protein, whose translation MANPQHLQLLKQGVTAWNQWREQNSDICPDLGQADLTGANLELYNLTNANLDQANLAGADLRNALLKDAYMVGANLYMSDLIEADLQGACLQRATLAGADLYKSNIAMADLRQANLVGTLLRRVSLIESTLAYANLTRANLFQANLHLADLRGAVLQEAILESASLIEANFEYAVLIAAKMSKANARRANFKGANLYKAEMDGMDLRDAILDKA comes from the coding sequence GTGGCCAATCCCCAACATCTTCAGCTTCTTAAGCAGGGGGTTACCGCTTGGAATCAATGGCGGGAGCAAAACAGTGATATTTGCCCTGATCTGGGACAGGCGGATCTCACTGGCGCCAATTTAGAGCTGTACAACCTCACCAATGCCAATCTCGATCAGGCAAATTTAGCGGGGGCTGATCTGCGCAACGCTCTGCTCAAGGATGCTTACATGGTAGGAGCCAACCTCTACATGAGTGACCTGATTGAGGCGGATTTGCAGGGTGCCTGTTTACAGCGAGCCACCTTGGCGGGTGCCGATCTCTACAAGTCCAACATTGCTATGGCCGATCTGCGCCAAGCCAACTTAGTGGGCACGCTACTGCGGCGAGTGAGTTTAATAGAGTCAACCCTTGCCTATGCCAACCTCACCCGTGCCAATCTTTTTCAGGCCAACCTGCACTTAGCTGATCTCAGGGGTGCAGTTTTGCAGGAGGCGATTCTCGAAAGCGCCAGTCTCATTGAGGCGAACTTTGAATATGCCGTTCTCATTGCTGCCAAGATGTCAAAGGCCAATGCCCGCCGTGCCAACTTTAAGGGAGCAAACCTCTACAAAGCAGAAATGGATGGCATGGATCTGCGGGATGCGATTCTCGATAAAGCTTAG
- a CDS encoding DUF454 family protein gives MTKNIRNTARMVLGVIFGIIGVVGFILPLVPGTPFLLMAAACFNSMEPEETSSAQGNESPPVA, from the coding sequence GTGACTAAAAACATCCGTAACACAGCGCGTATGGTTCTTGGTGTGATTTTTGGAATTATTGGGGTTGTGGGCTTTATCTTACCCCTAGTGCCAGGAACGCCTTTTTTGCTGATGGCGGCAGCTTGTTTTAATTCTATGGAACCCGAGGAGACCTCCAGTGCCCAAGGGAATGAATCGCCACCCGTGGCATGA
- the folD gene encoding bifunctional methylenetetrahydrofolate dehydrogenase/methenyltetrahydrofolate cyclohydrolase FolD encodes MVANSAACLDGKSLAQSIERQLADHVRTFQAQWGRSPGLAVLRVGDDPASAVYVRAKEQACGRVGIQSFGAHLPATITEAALLAKITELNQDERVDGILLQLPLPPHLDPRPLLYAIHPDKDVDGLHPENLGRLVRDEPGLRSCTPAGVMQLLAAYGIDVVGRSAVVVGRSILVGKPLALMLLSANATVTIAHSRTPELASVTRRAEILVTAMGQPRRITADMIRPGAVVIDVGINRIQRSDGKSSLWGDVDYEAACGVASYITPVPGGVGPMTVAMLLHNTVWSYCRRHNWHQPLLSLTSMPPAR; translated from the coding sequence TTGGTTGCAAATTCCGCTGCCTGCCTTGATGGCAAGTCCTTAGCCCAGTCTATTGAACGCCAGTTGGCTGACCATGTGCGGACGTTTCAAGCCCAGTGGGGGCGATCGCCTGGATTAGCGGTGTTGCGAGTTGGCGATGATCCCGCCAGTGCGGTGTATGTCCGTGCCAAGGAACAGGCCTGTGGCCGCGTCGGGATTCAATCCTTTGGTGCCCACCTGCCGGCCACTATCACAGAAGCAGCTCTCTTGGCCAAAATCACTGAGCTCAATCAAGACGAACGAGTGGATGGCATTCTCCTGCAATTGCCCCTGCCGCCCCACCTTGATCCGCGTCCCCTGCTATACGCCATTCATCCCGATAAAGATGTGGATGGCCTGCATCCAGAAAATCTGGGTCGGCTAGTGCGCGATGAACCGGGACTGCGCAGTTGTACGCCCGCGGGGGTGATGCAGTTGTTGGCCGCCTATGGCATTGATGTTGTAGGTCGCTCAGCAGTGGTCGTGGGTCGCAGTATTTTGGTCGGTAAGCCCCTGGCGCTGATGTTGCTCAGTGCCAATGCAACGGTGACGATCGCCCACTCACGCACCCCTGAGCTCGCCAGTGTCACCCGTCGTGCCGAGATTTTAGTCACAGCGATGGGGCAGCCGCGGCGCATTACGGCCGATATGATCCGACCAGGGGCAGTGGTCATTGATGTGGGCATTAATCGCATTCAACGCTCCGATGGCAAATCAAGTCTCTGGGGCGATGTGGACTACGAGGCTGCCTGTGGGGTGGCCAGTTATATTACCCCTGTTCCGGGGGGCGTAGGTCCGATGACCGTTGCCATGTTGTTGCACAATACTGTATGGAGCTACTGTCGCCGTCACAACTGGCACCAGCCCCTCCTTTCCTTGACCTCTATGCCGCCCGCACGCTGA
- the crtE gene encoding geranylgeranyl diphosphate synthase CrtE, with product MISADPPQVHPAGTFDLKAYLKERQALVEAALEASIPVAYPEKIYDAMRYSLMAGGKRLRPILCLATCELMGGTVEMAMPTACALEMIHTMSLIHDDLPAMDNDDYRRGKLTNHKVYGEDIAILAGDGLLAYAFEYVVEQTKNVPAEYLLKIVARLGHAVAATGLVGGQVVDLECEGQPDIGLETLHFIHSHKTGALLEASVVSGALLTGANESDVARLSRYAANIGLAFQIVDDILDITSTRDVLGKTVGKDVAAQKMTYPRLWGLDKSRQEAERLVAEAKAELAVYGAAAIPLQAIADYITSRSH from the coding sequence ATGATTTCCGCTGATCCCCCCCAAGTTCATCCCGCCGGCACATTTGATCTCAAGGCCTACCTCAAAGAACGCCAAGCCCTTGTGGAAGCTGCCCTTGAAGCCTCGATTCCGGTGGCCTATCCGGAGAAAATTTACGATGCCATGCGCTATTCACTGATGGCGGGGGGCAAGCGGCTGCGCCCGATTCTCTGTTTGGCCACCTGTGAACTGATGGGGGGCACCGTGGAAATGGCGATGCCCACTGCCTGTGCGTTGGAGATGATCCATACGATGTCGCTGATCCACGATGATCTGCCGGCCATGGACAATGACGACTACCGTCGCGGCAAGCTCACAAATCACAAGGTCTATGGCGAGGATATTGCCATTCTGGCGGGGGATGGCTTATTGGCGTATGCCTTTGAATATGTGGTGGAACAAACCAAAAATGTGCCAGCGGAGTATCTGCTGAAAATTGTGGCGCGGTTGGGGCATGCGGTGGCAGCAACGGGATTGGTCGGTGGTCAAGTGGTGGACTTAGAGTGTGAAGGACAGCCCGACATTGGTCTGGAAACGCTGCATTTTATCCACTCCCACAAAACGGGAGCACTACTGGAGGCCTCTGTGGTTTCTGGGGCATTGCTGACGGGGGCGAATGAATCTGACGTGGCACGCCTGTCCCGCTATGCGGCCAATATTGGCTTGGCATTCCAGATTGTGGATGATATTTTGGATATTACTTCGACCCGCGATGTCCTCGGTAAAACCGTTGGTAAAGATGTGGCTGCCCAAAAAATGACCTACCCGCGCCTGTGGGGTCTGGACAAATCTCGCCAAGAGGCTGAGCGCTTGGTGGCGGAGGCGAAGGCAGAGTTGGCTGTATATGGGGCGGCCGCCATTCCTTTGCAGGCGATCGCCGACTACATTACCAGCCGTAGTCATTAA